In Mycoplasmopsis cynos, the following are encoded in one genomic region:
- a CDS encoding dephospho-CoA kinase produces the protein MIAIVGKIASGKTRILNYLKRKGHKVLDVDRFIVKLYKSKQFALLVSKTINPKLVVNQKVDKSRIKIELTSQSKIWKIFENLVHNVIFHHLETHYYHFVEIPILFKMPLRVGKLFNEIWYLKIDENTRRNYLKLKKIDPVILPILENENNCDWERFGDFFNGIKLVNISMKKYVKIQKKLLYDCKCQINK, from the coding sequence ATGATAGCGATAGTAGGTAAAATTGCTTCTGGTAAAACTAGAATATTAAATTATTTAAAAAGAAAAGGCCATAAAGTTTTGGATGTTGATAGGTTTATTGTTAAATTATATAAATCAAAGCAATTTGCCTTATTAGTTTCGAAAACGATTAATCCAAAATTAGTTGTTAATCAAAAAGTGGACAAAAGTAGAATAAAAATTGAACTAACTAGTCAAAGCAAAATTTGAAAAATTTTTGAAAATTTGGTTCATAATGTAATTTTTCATCATTTGGAGACTCATTATTATCATTTTGTTGAAATTCCGATTTTGTTCAAAATGCCCTTGCGCGTAGGCAAATTGTTTAACGAAATTTGATATTTGAAAATTGACGAAAATACTAGAAGAAATTATTTAAAATTGAAGAAAATTGATCCTGTGATTTTGCCTATATTAGAGAATGAAAACAACTGTGATTGAGAGCGATTTGGTGATTTTTTTAATGGGATTAAACTTGTTAATATCTCTATGAAAAAGTATGTCAAAATTCAAAAAAAATTACTTTATGATTGTAAATGTCAAATAAATAAATAA
- a CDS encoding DnaD domain protein: MPKKLTLDFDYFAIRRASTISSADLINLRQLYGPIIGGLGVLLYEYLMDLSRNSDFANIPFNFSSLNLFLNSHEDDLNKSRKELEALGLINTFKDNKKAITVFVLQRPLTANEIIKNPFITKLLVKHIGQGNFEKLTRRTKVEIKPIFGSELEDVSSDFFTIYDETLKDSSNILKSFFIAQGNRKLLDAELKVIGKKNDIYTPLPVGNIKYSNDYQALIYLDSSSFIRQMLQRNENEIELLQLKKWLDINFESKTLNMIIFYAIKRRGDSWYKYVNSLISELNANNITNFDDVEKYLDGKFKSNVKTKPIYDEKTILKSQFLSPLKYD, translated from the coding sequence ATGCCTAAAAAACTAACCTTAGATTTTGATTATTTTGCAATTAGAAGAGCAAGTACAATTTCAAGCGCTGACTTAATTAATTTAAGACAATTATATGGACCAATAATTGGTGGTCTTGGCGTTTTATTGTATGAATATCTAATGGATTTATCAAGAAATTCTGATTTTGCTAATATCCCATTTAATTTTTCTTCTTTAAACTTATTTTTAAATTCACATGAAGATGATTTAAATAAAAGCAGAAAAGAACTTGAAGCTCTTGGTTTAATTAATACATTTAAAGATAATAAAAAAGCCATCACTGTTTTTGTTTTACAAAGACCGTTAACAGCAAATGAAATAATTAAAAATCCATTTATTACAAAGCTATTAGTAAAACATATTGGTCAAGGCAATTTTGAGAAATTAACTCGTAGAACCAAAGTGGAAATTAAACCTATTTTTGGTTCAGAACTAGAAGATGTCTCTTCTGACTTTTTTACAATTTATGATGAAACTCTAAAAGATTCAAGTAATATTCTTAAAAGCTTTTTTATTGCACAAGGTAATAGAAAACTTTTAGATGCTGAATTAAAAGTTATTGGTAAGAAGAATGATATTTACACTCCATTACCAGTTGGAAATATAAAATATTCAAATGATTATCAAGCTTTAATTTATTTAGATTCAAGTTCTTTTATTAGACAAATGTTGCAACGTAATGAGAATGAAATAGAATTATTACAACTTAAAAAGTGATTAGATATTAATTTTGAATCTAAAACTTTAAATATGATTATTTTTTATGCTATAAAAAGAAGAGGAGATAGTTGATATAAATATGTTAATAGTTTAATTTCTGAATTAAATGCAAATAACATTACAAATTTTGATGATGTTGAAAAATATCTTGATGGAAAATTTAAAAGTAATGTTAAAACTAAGCCTATTTATGATGAAAAAACTATTTTAAAATCGCAATTTCTATCACCATTAAAATATGATTAA
- a CDS encoding MHO_4530 family protein, with product MNYFDIIIIILVFFFIIGSALGITLILYIYYRSSSGIIIFKVDKINNRVLRITNSYSFVSTIFDSKKSNFKEFNYLSLNDFLEYFDEKSIEKFNRVFETFIPENNFETIEVNINKKYHKNFTLVEKFILLIDKTITNMRSFKVVISQNSTRDYICSLKWAKSSKKPKNFKSINFAREENFKLESQNNLVIGMLLKPEFYFKEITEIDIYEIFLLFNLNYKKTYYFNDEGMIYFIIKNPWKSKLNEVNAIVKKVVKNRFLNKLFNIATCFTYYEIKTNNDLNRIKNILKYSLYHIYNKPNEIDEYINLNETIFKNEYFLEFNHNLNKYHVINNSSDGEFDIKKSMIVKYKTQEKGNLFLLECDLKKGVLSDSWASFFKKIPYLEYKYQTIWYNYISEIQHENSLNSMVKISQEVFLDPHFTPLTNKPICLVYAENNSFLTEELREKIMHNSENNVYTALYIQDIDRTLINIINTVDKLRVLIIGQKISQRLNDWTVFYECFNIIKLLKSKRIRVVFENPLNNLDDLIVEKLNLNYAFYSLEKEQKNIP from the coding sequence ATGAATTATTTTGACATCATAATTATTATTTTAGTATTTTTCTTTATTATCGGTTCAGCATTAGGCATTACTTTAATCTTATATATTTACTATCGTTCATCATCAGGAATAATAATTTTTAAAGTAGATAAAATTAATAATAGAGTTTTAAGAATAACAAATAGCTATTCTTTTGTTTCAACAATATTTGATAGTAAAAAAAGTAATTTTAAAGAGTTTAATTATTTAAGTTTAAATGATTTTTTAGAATATTTTGATGAAAAGAGTATTGAGAAATTTAATCGAGTTTTCGAAACTTTTATCCCTGAAAATAATTTTGAAACCATTGAAGTCAATATTAATAAAAAATATCACAAAAATTTTACCTTAGTTGAAAAATTTATTCTATTAATTGATAAAACAATCACAAATATGCGCTCATTTAAAGTGGTAATTTCACAAAATTCTACAAGAGATTACATTTGCTCATTAAAATGGGCAAAATCATCAAAAAAACCAAAAAATTTTAAATCAATAAACTTTGCTAGGGAGGAGAATTTTAAACTAGAATCGCAAAATAATTTAGTTATCGGAATGCTTTTAAAACCAGAATTTTATTTTAAAGAAATAACAGAAATAGATATATATGAAATATTCTTATTATTTAATTTAAATTATAAAAAAACATATTATTTTAACGATGAAGGAATGATTTATTTTATTATTAAAAATCCTTGAAAATCGAAATTAAATGAGGTAAACGCCATCGTAAAGAAAGTGGTTAAAAATAGATTTTTAAATAAATTATTTAACATTGCAACCTGCTTTACTTATTATGAAATAAAAACTAATAATGATTTAAATAGAATCAAGAACATTTTAAAATATTCTTTATATCATATTTATAATAAACCAAATGAAATTGATGAATATATTAATCTAAATGAAACAATTTTTAAAAATGAATACTTTTTAGAATTTAATCATAATTTAAACAAGTATCATGTTATTAATAATTCATCTGATGGTGAATTTGATATTAAAAAGTCAATGATAGTTAAGTATAAAACCCAGGAAAAAGGAAACTTATTTTTATTAGAATGTGATTTGAAAAAAGGAGTACTTTCTGATTCATGAGCTAGTTTTTTTAAGAAAATCCCTTATTTAGAATACAAATATCAAACTATTTGATATAACTACATTTCTGAAATTCAACACGAAAATTCTTTGAATTCTATGGTAAAAATTTCTCAAGAAGTGTTTTTAGATCCACATTTTACCCCTTTAACCAATAAGCCAATATGTCTTGTTTATGCTGAGAATAATTCTTTTTTAACTGAAGAGCTTAGGGAAAAAATAATGCATAATTCTGAAAATAATGTTTATACAGCCTTATATATCCAAGACATAGACCGTACATTAATTAATATTATTAATACAGTTGATAAATTAAGAGTTCTAATAATTGGGCAAAAAATTTCGCAACGTTTAAATGATTGAACCGTTTTTTATGAATGCTTCAATATTATTAAATTGTTAAAATCAAAAAGAATTAGAGTAGTTTTTGAAAATCCGCTTAATAATCTTGATGATTTAATTGTTGAAAAACTTAATTTAAATTATGCTTTTTATTCATTGGAAAAAGAACAAAAAAATATCCCGTAA
- a CDS encoding 5'-3' exonuclease, protein MSKIKTLVIDGNYMLFQSFYATYKGDINAILRTTNGIPTNAISVFLSQLIKLLKFVRPTHLLIAFDFGTKTKRHQIFPEYKLGRVKAPQEVFQQMDLIKQLLSKLNIQIFQQEGDEADDIIGTYCDKLPGKKFIFSSDRDLLQLVNKDTNYIIKKASDISLITNDNFYNIFQIYPNQITSFKGLKGDSSDNLPGVKGIGEKTAIKLLNDYLNFENIYQNLDNQTLDVSNSIIKKLQDGKRLGYLSYELSKINLDVLNLPTDEKIYKINLDYESAKEMIHYLELRTFEIELLKYIKNDSDSR, encoded by the coding sequence ATGAGTAAAATTAAAACACTAGTAATTGATGGGAACTATATGTTGTTTCAATCATTTTATGCAACTTATAAAGGAGATATTAATGCAATTTTAAGAACTACAAATGGGATTCCAACTAATGCAATATCAGTATTTTTATCTCAACTTATTAAGCTTTTGAAATTCGTTAGACCCACTCATTTATTAATAGCTTTCGATTTCGGAACTAAGACAAAAAGACATCAAATATTTCCTGAATATAAGTTAGGCAGAGTTAAAGCGCCACAAGAAGTTTTTCAACAAATGGATTTAATTAAACAATTATTAAGTAAATTAAATATTCAAATCTTTCAGCAAGAAGGCGATGAAGCTGATGATATTATTGGAACTTATTGTGATAAGCTGCCAGGTAAGAAATTTATTTTCTCTTCAGATCGAGATTTATTACAGTTAGTGAATAAAGATACAAATTACATAATCAAAAAAGCGAGTGATATTTCATTAATCACTAATGATAATTTTTATAACATATTTCAAATTTATCCAAACCAAATTACTAGTTTTAAAGGATTAAAAGGTGATTCAAGTGATAATTTACCAGGAGTAAAAGGTATTGGCGAAAAAACTGCAATAAAATTACTAAATGATTATCTAAATTTTGAAAATATTTATCAAAATTTAGATAATCAAACCTTAGATGTTTCAAATTCAATTATTAAAAAACTGCAAGATGGAAAACGCTTAGGATATTTATCATATGAATTATCTAAAATCAATTTAGATGTATTGAATTTACCAACTGATGAAAAGATTTATAAAATAAATTTAGATTATGAGAGCGCAAAGGAAATGATTCATTATCTAGAACTCAGAACCTTCGAGATAGAATTATTAAAATATATTAAAAATGATAGCGATAGTAGGTAA
- the dnaE gene encoding DNA polymerase III subunit alpha produces MREIIYLHTNTEYSFLHSTIRLDRLFKLVKERNIKYLTLTDFENFHALQFFWKFQQEYDFKLILGVEFKLKEDFNVIILAKNDIGFLFIKKLVFAKSNNQEISYYDLDSQDIYVIDHFEKGAKANDVVLDTYHKNFYLNAKTTQEIQTVYAPTKRILEYEENELLPLLASISNNNSETNTFYSEYFLEGEFDDVDENVYQNILNIVSNIQISKPNSDIKLPAYNEHSIETFQKLITGPRYQNLIKHYNKDLVNERIKKEYKVITKLNFVDYFLIIQDVINFAHKKGILIGPGRGSAAGSLISYLLNITSINPLEFDLLFERFLNEDRNGLPDIDIDIQDNRRDEIFEYLVEKYGYENVGLISTFQTLGAKNSIRDVGRYLNIPKTEIDNISSSISLKDANLISAYRTNKKYNLYANKYPQLHELASKIEGLPRQIGIHAAGFVIAKDPLIEIVPSQKSSFNIQQVQMTMNNLEEYGLIKIDFLALKNLTFISEIEKLVPSIQLFDNIVNDSISLFNDKKSFDILNSLYTDGIFQLESPGMRNAIKQVGISSFDDIYAIISLFRPGPSMYIPIYAKCKKNDLFIEKVHPKYDNIVKNTYGIIVYQEQIMQIVQDVAGMPFSKADLFRRAISKKDDTKLQMYKAEFFQGGLKNGLILEDLQKIYSNIEKFASYGFNKSHAVAYALISYKLAYYKARFPMYFYKVLLSNSSADQQNIKLYCEEASLVGINVKIPNINISSQNAEIFFDEIYLPFNLIKGIGQAVVEKILNERNRAGPFNNFVATWLRLRIAGIGESTIETLIKAGTFSDFANQKTLLSSIDICLDYYELFKIKSKKTENLFALLDDFIIKNNLDELKLIAKEQDNATLDQYEIDFLGTRYTNENWTNQSLELQNDAILNLANLSNNYEWLKVSLLEVKKGTKFNHHTILKLKDDSKVVVASSWSFSVEKLLLNQSSRDIMVYIMRKDHKYYNVKDFKELLDE; encoded by the coding sequence ATGAGAGAAATTATTTATTTGCATACAAATACAGAATATTCATTTTTACATTCTACAATACGTTTGGATAGATTGTTTAAATTAGTAAAAGAAAGAAATATTAAGTATCTAACATTAACTGATTTTGAAAATTTCCATGCATTACAATTTTTTTGAAAATTTCAACAGGAATATGATTTTAAATTAATATTAGGTGTGGAATTTAAGTTAAAAGAAGATTTTAATGTTATTATTTTAGCTAAAAATGATATCGGTTTTTTATTTATCAAAAAATTAGTATTTGCTAAATCTAATAATCAAGAAATTTCTTATTATGATTTAGACAGTCAAGATATTTATGTGATAGATCATTTTGAAAAAGGTGCAAAAGCTAATGATGTAGTATTAGATACTTATCATAAAAATTTTTATTTAAATGCAAAAACAACCCAGGAAATTCAAACAGTTTATGCACCAACTAAACGAATTTTAGAGTATGAAGAAAATGAATTACTACCTTTATTAGCAAGTATTTCAAATAATAATTCTGAAACAAATACATTTTATTCTGAATATTTTTTAGAAGGTGAGTTTGATGACGTTGATGAAAATGTTTATCAAAACATTTTAAATATTGTCTCAAACATTCAAATTTCTAAACCAAATAGCGATATAAAGCTTCCTGCATATAATGAACATTCAATTGAGACATTTCAGAAATTAATTACTGGTCCTAGATATCAAAATTTAATTAAACATTATAACAAGGATTTAGTTAATGAGCGGATAAAAAAAGAATATAAGGTTATAACAAAATTAAATTTTGTTGATTATTTTTTAATAATCCAGGATGTAATTAATTTTGCTCATAAAAAAGGTATTTTAATCGGACCTGGTCGTGGTTCTGCTGCTGGATCATTAATTTCATATTTATTAAATATTACATCAATTAATCCATTAGAGTTTGACCTCTTATTTGAAAGATTTTTAAATGAAGATCGTAATGGATTGCCTGATATTGATATCGATATTCAGGATAACCGTCGTGATGAAATATTTGAATATTTAGTTGAAAAATATGGATATGAGAATGTTGGTTTAATTTCGACTTTCCAAACTCTTGGAGCAAAAAATTCAATCAGAGATGTAGGGAGATATTTAAATATTCCAAAAACTGAGATCGATAACATTTCAAGTAGCATTTCATTAAAAGATGCTAATCTTATTTCGGCTTATAGAACAAATAAAAAATATAATCTATATGCAAATAAGTATCCACAATTACATGAATTAGCTTCAAAAATCGAAGGCTTACCAAGACAGATTGGAATTCATGCTGCTGGTTTTGTAATAGCAAAGGATCCTTTAATTGAAATAGTTCCATCTCAAAAAAGTTCATTTAATATTCAACAGGTGCAAATGACTATGAATAATCTTGAAGAATATGGCTTAATTAAAATAGATTTTTTAGCTTTAAAAAACTTAACTTTTATAAGTGAAATAGAAAAACTAGTACCTAGCATTCAATTATTCGATAATATTGTTAATGATTCTATATCATTATTTAATGATAAAAAATCATTCGATATTTTAAATTCATTATATACTGATGGAATTTTTCAGCTCGAATCACCTGGGATGAGAAATGCGATAAAGCAAGTTGGAATTAGCTCATTCGATGACATTTATGCTATTATTTCATTATTTAGACCCGGTCCTAGTATGTATATTCCAATTTATGCAAAATGTAAAAAGAATGATTTATTTATTGAAAAAGTTCATCCTAAATACGATAATATTGTAAAAAATACATATGGAATTATTGTTTATCAAGAACAAATTATGCAAATTGTTCAAGATGTAGCTGGAATGCCGTTTTCTAAGGCAGATTTATTTAGAAGAGCAATTTCTAAAAAAGATGATACTAAGCTTCAAATGTACAAAGCTGAATTTTTTCAAGGCGGGCTTAAGAACGGATTGATACTTGAGGACTTGCAAAAAATATATTCAAACATTGAAAAATTTGCTTCATATGGTTTTAATAAATCTCATGCTGTTGCTTATGCATTAATTAGTTATAAATTGGCATATTATAAAGCTAGATTTCCGATGTATTTTTATAAGGTATTATTATCAAATTCTTCAGCTGATCAACAAAATATTAAGTTATATTGTGAAGAAGCTAGTTTAGTTGGAATTAATGTTAAAATTCCGAATATTAACATTTCATCTCAAAATGCCGAAATATTTTTTGATGAAATTTATTTACCATTTAATTTAATTAAAGGTATTGGACAAGCTGTGGTTGAGAAAATATTAAATGAACGTAATCGAGCTGGACCATTTAATAATTTTGTTGCAACATGATTAAGATTAAGAATTGCAGGAATAGGTGAATCAACTATTGAAACATTAATTAAAGCTGGGACATTTAGTGATTTTGCTAATCAAAAAACATTGCTAAGCTCAATTGATATATGTTTAGATTATTATGAACTTTTTAAAATAAAATCTAAAAAAACTGAAAATTTATTTGCACTTCTTGATGATTTTATTATTAAAAATAATTTAGATGAGCTTAAATTAATTGCTAAAGAACAAGATAACGCAACGCTCGATCAATATGAAATTGATTTTTTAGGTACTAGATATACAAACGAAAATTGAACTAATCAATCATTAGAGCTACAAAATGATGCAATATTAAATCTCGCTAATTTATCAAATAATTATGAATGATTAAAAGTTAGTCTTTTAGAAGTAAAAAAAGGCACTAAATTTAATCATCATACCATTTTAAAACTTAAAGATGATTCAAAAGTAGTCGTTGCTTCGAGTTGAAGTTTTTCTGTTGAAAAGCTTTTATTAAATCAAAGTTCACGAGATATTATGGTATATATAATGAGAAAAGATCATAAATATTACAATGTAAAAGACTTTAAGGAGTTATTAGATGAGTAA